In a genomic window of Thermoplasmata archaeon:
- a CDS encoding NADH-quinone oxidoreductase subunit H: MSAPLIPSLFGSCYILTGAIIWIIDQILYAIGFVIPPINDPLHALGGWLASPPVLTALTWLVMVLVMTIWAVLLNLLTMMWVERKVYSRLQDRYGIMISIWSLPLWPFNRRRDRPTHKGWGYLQNVADGMKLLQKENLVPATADSMMFNVAPAWIAGTTLMVFAALPWSSGLYVANLDLGILFILAAFSLAPLGILIAGWSAN, translated from the coding sequence ATGAGCGCCCCCCTGATCCCCAGCCTCTTCGGGTCCTGCTACATCTTGACGGGAGCGATCATCTGGATCATCGACCAGATCCTCTACGCGATCGGGTTCGTGATCCCGCCGATCAACGATCCGCTTCATGCGCTCGGCGGATGGCTCGCCTCGCCGCCGGTTCTGACCGCCCTCACGTGGCTCGTCATGGTCCTCGTGATGACGATTTGGGCGGTCCTCCTGAACCTGCTCACGATGATGTGGGTGGAGCGCAAGGTGTACAGCCGCCTCCAGGACCGCTACGGGATCATGATCTCGATTTGGTCCCTGCCCCTTTGGCCCTTCAACCGTCGCAGGGACCGCCCCACGCACAAGGGCTGGGGGTACCTCCAGAACGTGGCCGACGGGATGAAGCTCCTGCAGAAGGAGAACCTCGTGCCTGCCACGGCGGACTCCATGATGTTCAACGTCGCACCTGCGTGGATCGCGGGGACGACGCTCATGGTCTTCGCCGCGCTGCCCTGGTCGAGCGGCCTGTATGTCGCGAACCTGGACCTCGGGATTCTGTTCATCCTCGCGGCGTTCTCCCTGGCGCCCCTGGGCATCCTGATCGCGGGGTGGTCCGCGAAC